The genomic window AACGTAAGGTATTTGCAAGTGGACTTGTTTGTGCATTTGCAATTAAATAAGAAAAATCTATATTAAAAACGTTGTATTTTAATCCAAGGCCCAGGGTAAAGTAGCGGCTATCGCCTTTCATTGGGCTCTGATAGTTATAACCTGCTCTCACTGCAAACTGTTGGTTATACCAGTACTCTAAGCCTGTTGAAATTCCTACTTCCTTTAATTCTTCACTAAAACCGCCTGGGGCATCACTAAAAGAACCAAAAATTCCGGCAGGTACTGAACGGTTTGGATTTTTTCCACTCACAATGTTATTGTTCGAATCGTATATCGGCTGCGTTGGCACCAACAACTTATTAAAGTCAAGCGCAAAAGTTAAGGTACTGAAATCGTCTACAGTAATTGTAGACGCACCTCCAATTTTAAAATTTGTAGGTAAAAAGAAATTTTCTCCACCATCAGAATAACTCATTTTTGTTCCAATGTTTGAAATATTAGCACCTGCAGAAAGAACAGTCTGCCTGCCAAACATTGTAGTTGTTGTTTTGTATAGTCCCGACACATCAACAGCTACTGCATTTCCGCTATGAACCTGCCCTGATGATGAAAATTGACCTGAAGCTAAATTTGAATAAATATATCTTAATGATGTTCCCAATGAAAATTCTTCACCAAAATTACGGGCAAAAGAAACATCAAAAGCCAATTCATTTGGATTGGAAATCCCCAGGTCCTGTTGGTTAATGTCAGTAAGCTGAATAGAGCCTAAAGAAAAATACCTTAATGAGGCACCAATAGTATTACGATCATCCAATTTATAAAAGCCACTTAAATAAGCAAGATTAATATCAGGTACTAAGCTTTTTAACCATGGGCTATAAGAAACAGAAAATCCGTAGGGTTTATCTAAAAATGCAAGTTTAGAAGCATTAATACTGGCTGAATTTACATCACCAGCAACAGCCACGCCAGCATCGCCCATTGCACCGGCACGGGCATCGGGTGTAATGAGCAGAAATGGAACTGCTGTTACAATATTGTTTGCCTCGCTACCATTTGTTTGTGTATTGCCTATGGTTACCTGAGCATTTGTTTTACCAAACACCAAGGCCATTGAGAGTGCAGAAAAAGCAAGTTTACTGATGTACTTGAAATTCATCCTTTAAAGGTACGTAATTTTAGATTTTGGTATTTAGCAATAACTGGAGAATATATCAGTAACGTAAAACCAAAATTTATATTTCACCAAATTACGAATTCTATGATTATTTACTAATTAAACCTACGATTTTTACATACGGGCGTGACTACAAAAAACGTAAACACATAACTAATAACCATTTAACATCATAACTGAGCTATTTTCTTTTTTCTATAAAAGATTATTAGTTCGATTTGTCAACATAATAATCTTTAAATCAAATATGGTTAATTTATTGCAATCTCTATAAATTATAACAATACTCTTTTTTATATATGCATATTTAGGCATCACTAAAAACATAAAAAAAATTAATATTGAGATGGCCTGGGCCGTAATAAAAGTAATTTCACCTATTGCGTTAATGGCTTACTAACTACTTCTCAATCATCTCACTTTCTTTTTTATCTTGCTTATTTATAATTATTTAACCTAAATTTAACTGAAAAAGTAAGTAGACACAATACGATATAAAATAATACGTTATCACTCAAAAATATAATCGATATTTTATTATCACATTATTTATATATTCATTTAAAATTGTTTAATTTTATCGGTTGAATCCCTATAGGGACGATTTTCCCAACGAACTATATGAAAAAACTGTTACTATATTCTTTTACTTGTTTGTCATTAGCTGCCCTACTTACGAGCTGTAGCTCAAAAGGAGGGAATAGTTCTAGCAAAACAGGTATTCCTTATGCCGATAGGAAAAGCAAAAACAACCAATCTGGTGCTTTTGCTGTAGCTACTCAATACAAGAGAGCTCCGGGACCAGGCTTAATTCCAATTGAAGGTGGGGTTTTAGTTGTTGGTGGTAGTGCCATCGAAGTACCGGGTGTTGAGCCAAATATTTACAATTACAAAAGACAGGTTACCGTTCCATCTTTTTACATGGATGAAACTGAAGTGTCGAATACTGATTGGTTAGAATACTTACACTGGATCAGATACAACTATCCTGAAGATCGTGAATTTTATTACAATGAGCTTCCTGATACTTTAGTATGGCGCCGCGCATTATCTTATAACGAACCTTATGTAGATAACTATTTAAGGCACCCAGCTTACCGCGACTACCCTGTTGTAGGTGTTTCATGGGAGCAGGCATCCCGTTATTGTGAATGGAGAACTTCAAGAGCCAACGAATTTATTCTACGCGAAAAAGGAATTTTAACTGATTATAAAACTTTAGCTGGTAATGGAAAAGGCAATGCTGCAACTACAGCAGCGACGACTCCAAAACCAGACAAACCTTTTAATACTGATGCATATTTAAATGGCCAGTATGATGATAAGGGCAAAAATGCACCAATCGATTACAATACAAAATCAGGTGCAGCTACATCAACCGCTGGAGGAACAGCTGCCCCAGCATCTGGAGGCAAAAACAATCAGCCTAGAAGAACTGCGACATTAGAAGATGGTGTAATTATGCAACCTTATCGTTTACCAACAGAAGCTGAATGGGAATATGCTGCTTTAGGTTTAATTGGCAATACGGAATACGAGAATATCAATCAGAATAAAATCTACCCTTGGAATGGTTTAGGTGTTAGTTCGGCCAAAAAGAAAACCAGAGGTATGATTCAGGCCAACTTTAAAAGGGCACCCGGCGATTATATGGGTGTTGGCGGTTCATTAAATGATAAAGGAGATTTAACTGTTCCGGTCATTCAATATACACCTAACGATTTCGGCTTATACAATATGGCAGGAAACGTGAATGAATGGGTTAATGATGTATACAGAACAGGCACATTTACGGATGCAGATGCATTTAACCCTTATCGTGGTAACTATTTCACCAATAAAAAACTAGAGGATTCACAAAGCGGAAAAATTGCATTAGATAAATATGGCAATCCGATTAAGGAAAATGCTTATGCTGGAAGAAAGCAAACCTGGGCAGAAAAACAGGCACAGGCGAAACGTTCTGATTCGATTTCAAAATCGACTGATCCACAATCTCCGGTAGCATCAACAAGTTATCAGGCCGATCAAAGAGGTTACCGCGACAGACAAAATCTTTTATTAAATGAAGAAGGTGTAACATTAGTTAACGATAAATCCAGAGTTTATAAAGGTGGTTCTTGGAATGATATGGCTTACTGGTTAAACCCCGCAACACGCCGTTTTATGCAGCAAGATGAATCATCAGCAGAAGTTGGTTTCCGTTGTGCCATGACCATGCTTGGCGCTCCTGAAATTAGTACTGCAGGTAAAAGAAATTTTAAAAACCCTCCTCAAAAACCTTATAGGGTAAGTAGAGGTAAATAAAAAGAAAAGTCCCGATATTAAATCGGGACTTTTTTATGTGTTATACTTTTTTATATGATATAGTCTGGACTGGATTCAAAGAAAAATCGTCATCTCGACTGAAGCATAGCGTAACGGAGAGATCTATCTAGACAGATTTCTCGACTGCGTTGCACTCCGCTCGAAATGACGACTATTTAGATAACTTGGGTAGTGAGAAATAAAGACTACTTAAACTGAATCAAGATCTGGTTCTTCTCTACCTTATCACCCTGCTTAATTAAAACTTTCTTTATCACACCATCGGTTGATGACTTTAAGATATTTTCCATTTTCATCGCTTCCAGCACCAATAGGTTATCCCCTTTCTTTACCTCAGCGTTCTCTTCAACCAAAACCTTTAGCACCAAACCAGGCATCGGTGCTTTAATTTCTGAAACTTTATTAGCGGCCAAATTATCCAGGCCCAGCTGTTTTAACAAAACATCAAACTGATCTTCGATGCTAATCTGATAAATATTACCGTTAACCTTTATTTTACAGGTTTTATCTGCTTTGT from Flavobacterium sp. W4I14 includes these protein-coding regions:
- a CDS encoding hypothetical protein (product_source=Hypo-rule applied; cleavage_site_network=SignalP-noTM; pfam=PF19572; superfamily=56935), which gives rise to MNFKYISKLAFSALSMALVFGKTNAQVTIGNTQTNGSEANNIVTAVPFLLITPDARAGAMGDAGVAVAGDVNSASINASKLAFLDKPYGFSVSYSPWLKSLVPDINLAYLSGFYKLDDRNTIGASLRYFSLGSIQLTDINQQDLGISNPNELAFDVSFARNFGEEFSLGTSLRYIYSNLASGQFSSSGQVHSGNAVAVDVSGLYKTTTTMFGRQTVLSAGANISNIGTKMSYSDGGENFFLPTNFKIGGASTITVDDFSTLTFALDFNKLLVPTQPIYDSNNNIVSGKNPNRSVPAGIFGSFSDAPGGFSEELKEVGISTGLEYWYNQQFAVRAGYNYQSPMKGDSRYFTLGLGLKYNVFNIDFSYLIANAQTSPLANTLRFGLLFNFGDKKIVKK
- a CDS encoding sulfatase modifying factor 1 (product_source=KO:K13444; cath_funfam=3.90.1580.10; cleavage_site_network=SignalP-noTM; cog=COG1262; ko=KO:K13444; pfam=PF03781; superfamily=56436; tigrfam=TIGR03524); this translates as MKKLLLYSFTCLSLAALLTSCSSKGGNSSSKTGIPYADRKSKNNQSGAFAVATQYKRAPGPGLIPIEGGVLVVGGSAIEVPGVEPNIYNYKRQVTVPSFYMDETEVSNTDWLEYLHWIRYNYPEDREFYYNELPDTLVWRRALSYNEPYVDNYLRHPAYRDYPVVGVSWEQASRYCEWRTSRANEFILREKGILTDYKTLAGNGKGNAATTAATTPKPDKPFNTDAYLNGQYDDKGKNAPIDYNTKSGAATSTAGGTAAPASGGKNNQPRRTATLEDGVIMQPYRLPTEAEWEYAALGLIGNTEYENINQNKIYPWNGLGVSSAKKKTRGMIQANFKRAPGDYMGVGGSLNDKGDLTVPVIQYTPNDFGLYNMAGNVNEWVNDVYRTGTFTDADAFNPYRGNYFTNKKLEDSQSGKIALDKYGNPIKENAYAGRKQTWAEKQAQAKRSDSISKSTDPQSPVASTSYQADQRGYRDRQNLLLNEEGVTLVNDKSRVYKGGSWNDMAYWLNPATRRFMQQDESSAEVGFRCAMTMLGAPEISTAGKRNFKNPPQKPYRVSRGK
- a CDS encoding biotin carboxyl carrier protein (product_source=COG0511; cath_funfam=2.40.50.100; cog=COG0511; pfam=PF00364; superfamily=51230); translated protein: MYKVKVNDQFLFEVENKDSSSLVNREPIQFDLSPVGNNSTHVLYQNKSFNTELVELNKADKTCKIKVNGNIYQISIEDQFDVLLKQLGLDNLAANKVSEIKAPMPGLVLKVLVEENAEVKKGDNLLVLEAMKMENILKSSTDGVIKKVLIKQGDKVEKNQILIQFK